One segment of Haemophilus influenzae DNA contains the following:
- a CDS encoding VirK/YbjX family protein encodes MTTKTTYQWPQSKDLYPYRPGRFDAPKHWRYNLRSFLNRGSIRRFEQFINQHPFLVDIFNTHLDYSYPVACRFLDKRFNASQRFHAICENLLFLPEKLTALSTPLWEKPLSFGEVIPDFEMTLSMTTHQPMEGYWVLELWHKPRNELVYLLTFAKLGDELLIAVVQGPNFEGSKEMVKQLTKSCHGLRPAYLMVETMKSLTKILGYDKLLGIPQKYQNKSRFIQSKQYTVDYDAIFGESGGELKDYWELPLEMDRNLDDVPSKKRSMYRKRYAMLDDLAKVIEEKLGL; translated from the coding sequence ATGACAACAAAAACAACTTACCAATGGCCTCAATCTAAGGATCTTTATCCATATCGACCAGGGCGTTTTGATGCACCAAAACATTGGCGTTATAACTTACGTAGCTTTTTAAATCGTGGTTCAATTCGTCGCTTTGAACAATTTATCAATCAACATCCTTTTCTCGTCGATATTTTTAATACGCACTTGGATTATAGTTATCCTGTTGCTTGTCGTTTTCTGGATAAGCGTTTTAACGCATCACAACGTTTTCATGCCATTTGCGAGAATCTTTTATTTTTACCCGAAAAACTTACCGCACTTTCTACGCCATTATGGGAAAAACCATTAAGTTTTGGCGAAGTCATTCCTGATTTTGAAATGACATTAAGCATGACAACCCATCAACCGATGGAAGGATATTGGGTATTGGAGCTATGGCATAAACCAAGAAATGAATTAGTCTATTTGCTTACCTTTGCCAAATTGGGCGATGAGTTGCTTATTGCTGTTGTACAAGGGCCAAATTTTGAAGGCTCAAAGGAAATGGTAAAACAACTAACTAAATCTTGCCACGGTTTGCGCCCAGCCTATTTAATGGTTGAAACCATGAAATCACTGACGAAAATTCTAGGCTACGATAAATTGCTTGGCATTCCGCAAAAATACCAAAATAAATCTCGTTTCATTCAAAGTAAACAATACACGGTGGATTATGATGCGATTTTTGGCGAATCAGGCGGAGAATTAAAAGATTACTGGGAATTGCCTTTAGAAATGGATAGAAATCTGGATGATGTGCCAAGTAAAAAACGTTCCATGTATCGTAAACGTTATGCGATGCTAGATGATTTGGCTAAAGTAATTGAAGAAAAATTAGGATTGTAA
- the oppF gene encoding murein tripeptide/oligopeptide ABC transporter ATP binding protein OppF: protein MTVSNNKELLLEVNHLGVSFKIKNDKSLFFAKPQTLKAVKDVSFKLYAGETLGVVGESGCGKSTLARTIIGLVEASEGEILWLGKHLRKQSAKQWKETRKDIQMIFQDPLASLNPRMNIGEIIAEPLKIYQPHLSAAEVKEKVQAMMLKVGLLPNLINRYPHEFSGGQCQRIGIARALIIEPKMIICDEPVSALDVSIQAQVVNLLKSLQKEMGLSLIFIAHDLAVVKHISDRVLVMYLGNAMELGSDVEVYNDTKHPYTKALMSAVPIPDPKLERNKSIELLEGDLPSPINPPSGCVFRTRCLKADENCAKQKPPLTSQNNSHFVACLKVL, encoded by the coding sequence ATGACAGTCTCAAACAACAAAGAATTACTCCTTGAAGTCAATCACTTAGGCGTCAGTTTTAAAATTAAAAATGATAAATCCCTTTTCTTCGCCAAACCGCAAACCTTAAAAGCGGTGAAGGATGTGTCTTTTAAACTTTACGCAGGTGAAACTCTCGGCGTAGTAGGTGAATCTGGTTGTGGTAAATCCACACTTGCACGCACTATTATCGGTTTAGTCGAAGCGAGTGAAGGGGAAATCTTGTGGCTTGGTAAACATTTACGAAAACAATCAGCGAAACAATGGAAAGAAACGCGTAAAGATATTCAAATGATTTTCCAAGACCCACTAGCCTCTCTCAATCCGCGAATGAATATTGGCGAAATCATTGCTGAGCCATTAAAGATCTACCAACCGCACTTAAGTGCCGCCGAAGTGAAAGAAAAAGTGCAAGCTATGATGTTGAAAGTTGGGCTTTTACCGAACTTGATTAACCGCTACCCACATGAATTTTCTGGTGGTCAATGTCAGCGTATCGGTATTGCTCGTGCATTAATCATTGAGCCCAAAATGATCATTTGTGATGAGCCCGTTTCAGCGTTAGATGTGTCGATTCAGGCTCAAGTGGTGAATTTATTGAAATCCCTGCAAAAAGAAATGGGGCTTTCCTTAATTTTTATCGCTCATGATTTAGCGGTGGTAAAACATATTTCTGACCGCGTATTAGTGATGTATTTAGGCAATGCAATGGAATTAGGCAGCGATGTGGAAGTATATAACGATACCAAACATCCTTATACCAAAGCCTTAATGTCTGCTGTTCCGATCCCCGATCCAAAATTGGAACGCAATAAATCCATCGAATTACTTGAAGGTGATTTGCCTTCGCCAATTAATCCACCGTCTGGTTGCGTATTTCGTACTCGCTGTCTAAAGGCTGATGAGAATTGTGCGAAACAAAAACCACCTCTCACCAGCCAAAACAACAGCCATTTTGTGGCTTGCTTGAAAGTCTTATAA